GGAGATGACGGGCGTCATCCGCGCGATCCGCGAGCGCGGGGTGACCGTGCTCCTGATCGAGCACGACATGCGGGTCGTCATGCAGGCGGCCGATCGGGTCATCGCGCTCAACTACGGCGAACGGATCGCGGAAGGCCGCCCGGAGGCGGTGGCGCGCGACCCCGCGGTCGTCGAGGCCTACCTCGGGAAGGTGGCCGGCCGTGCTTAGCCTCCGGGACGTCGACACCTATTACGGCCGCATCCAGGTCCTGCGGGGGGTGAGCCTCCGGGTGGATCACGGCGAGATCGTCTGTCTCCTCGGCGGGAACGCCTCGGGGAAGTCCACCACGATGAAGACGATCCTCGGCGCGGTCCGGCCCGCCGCCGGCACCGTCGAGTTCGAGGGGCGCGTCATCAACGCGGCCCGGACGGCGGAGCGGATCGCCATGGGACTGGCCATCGTCCCCGAGAACCGGCGTGTCTTTCCCCGCATGACGATCCTGGAGAACCTGGAGATGGGCGCGTTCGTCCGAGCCGATCGGGGGGCAGTGCAGGCCGACCTCGAGCGCGTCCTCGCGCTGTTCCCTCGGCTGCGCGAGCGCCTCGGCCAGCGAGCCGGCACGCTCTCCGGCGGCGAGCAGCAGATGCTGGCCATGGGCCGGGCCCTGATGGCGCGCCCCCGGCTCATCCTGATGGACGAGCCGTCCATGGGACTCTCCCCCCAGCTCGTCGAGCGGAACTTCGAGCTGATCCAGGAGATCAACCGGAGCGGCGTCACCGTCTTCATGGTCGAGCAGAACGCCGCCATGGCGCTCTCCATCGCCCACCGCGGCTACGTCCTGCGCACGGGCGAGATCGTGATGGCCGGCCCGGCCGCCGAGCTCCTGCGGAGCGAAGGCATCCGGCGCGCCTACCTCGGCGAGATGTAGACGGGCCCTTGCCGTCATCGCAGCGACGAATTATCCTAGCGCGGCATCCGGTTTCACGGAAAAGGAGCATTCCATGTGTGGCATCGTCGGCTTCTTCGACAAGGCCGGGAGGCCGGGGCGGCCCCTGGGGGCGACCCTGCTCGGCATGCTGGACGCGCTGGCCTGCCGGGGGCCGGACTCCTCGGGGATCGCCCTGTGGGGCGAGCCGGCCGACGGGCTCGTAGTGCGCGTGAAGATGGGTGAGGGCGAGGACGCGCTCGCGCGCCGGCCCGCGATCCTCCGGGAGGCCGCCCGGCAGGGGCGGGTCGGGGCCACGGAGACGCAGGGCGCGCTCCTCCGGCTCGTCGTCGCCAAGGCGGAGCCGGTGGAGCTGGGCGCGGCCATCGAGGCGATCGCCCCCGACGTCGAGGTGGTCTCGATCGGCCGGCGGCTCGAGATCGTCAAGCAGGTGGGGGCGCCGGCCAACCTGGAGGTGGAGTTCGGCATCTCCCGGCGAAGGGGAACCCACGGGCTCGGCCATACTCGCCTCTCTACCGAGAGCCGGGTGGACCTCTCCCACTCCCAGCCGTTCTGGGCGCACGGGACCGCCGACCTCGCGATCGTCCACAACGGGCACATCACCAACTACCATCGGCTGCGCCGGGTCTACGAGCAGGAAGGCGTCCGCTTCTACACGGAGAACGACTCCGAGATCATCGGGATCTATCTGGCGCGCAAGCTCGGCGAAGGGCTCTCCCTGCGGGAGGCCCTCGAAGCGTCGCTCCGCGACCTCGACGGCAGCTTCAGCTACCTGGCCGCCACCGCCGACGCCTTCGGCTTCGCCAAGGACCCCTTCTGCCTGAAGCCGCTGATCGTGAGCGAGAGCGAGCGCGCGGTGGCCGTCGCCAACGAGGAGATCGCGCTGCAGGCGGCGCTCCCCGAGGGCTACCAGGCTCGGGAGGCTGGCGGCCGGGCCGTCGCGGTGTGGGAGGTCCCGGATCCGGCCTCACGCCTGGGCGCGCGCCCCCGCCGGGCGCGAAGCCGGAGGCGGGCGGCGTGAAGACCGTCGAGTGCCAGGGGAGGACGGTCCGGCAGATCAACGAGGCGATCCGGCGCCTGGTGGAGGACGGCGAGCCCGAGATCCTCGTGCGGCATCCCGGCGCGCGGCACAACCTCGCGGTGGCGGTCGTCCGGGACGTGGCCATCACCATCGACGGCCCGGCCGGCTACTACGCCGGCGGGATGAGCGACGGCATCCGGCTCAGGGTCCGGGGCTCGGCGGGCTGGGGCGTCGCCGAGTGCCTCATGTCGGGTGAGGTCGTCGTCGAGGGGAACGCCGGCAACGGCGCGGCGGCCTCCATCCGGGGCGGGACCGTCGTGATCCGCGGAGACGCGGCGGCCCGGGCCGGGATCGCGATGAAGGGCGGGCTCCTGGTGATCGGCGGCCGCGCCGGCTACATGACGGGCTTCATGATGCAGCGGGGCACCATCATCATCTGCGGGGACGCCGGGGAGGCGCTGGCCGACTCCATGTACGAAGGCGTCGTCTTCGTCGGCGGCCGGATCGCCGAGCTCGGGAACGACGCCGTCGTCTCCGACGCGAGCCCCGGCGAGCTGCGGGAGATCCAGGCGACGCTCGCCCGGTACGGGCTTCCGGGTCCCAAGGCCTTCCGCAAGGTGGTCTCGGGCCGAAAGCTCTGGAACTACGACAAGAAGGAGCTGGACGTATGGAAGGCGGCGTTCTGAAACCCCTCCGGACGAGCCAGGTCTTCCCGCCGGAGGTGATGGAGGACATCCAGGTCAAGGCGGAGCTCGGCCGCTACCGGTTTCGCGGCTTCGGGACGATCCGGCCGCGGCCGCTCCCGTCGTTCGACGACCTCACCTTCCTCACGTGCTCGCTGACCCGGATCCCGCTCGAAGGCTACCGCGAGCGCTGCAGCACCCGCACGGTCCTCGGCTCGCGACACGCCAAGCGGCCCATCGAGCTGGAGATCCCCATCATGATCACGGGGATGAGCTGGGGGGCGCTCTCCTACAACGCCAAGGTCGCCCTGGCCCG
The sequence above is drawn from the Candidatus Methylomirabilota bacterium genome and encodes:
- a CDS encoding glutamine phosphoribosylpyrophosphate amidotransferase; the encoded protein is MCGIVGFFDKAGRPGRPLGATLLGMLDALACRGPDSSGIALWGEPADGLVVRVKMGEGEDALARRPAILREAARQGRVGATETQGALLRLVVAKAEPVELGAAIEAIAPDVEVVSIGRRLEIVKQVGAPANLEVEFGISRRRGTHGLGHTRLSTESRVDLSHSQPFWAHGTADLAIVHNGHITNYHRLRRVYEQEGVRFYTENDSEIIGIYLARKLGEGLSLREALEASLRDLDGSFSYLAATADAFGFAKDPFCLKPLIVSESERAVAVANEEIALQAALPEGYQAREAGGRAVAVWEVPDPASRLGARPRRARSRRRAA
- a CDS encoding glutamate synthase; the encoded protein is MKTVECQGRTVRQINEAIRRLVEDGEPEILVRHPGARHNLAVAVVRDVAITIDGPAGYYAGGMSDGIRLRVRGSAGWGVAECLMSGEVVVEGNAGNGAAASIRGGTVVIRGDAAARAGIAMKGGLLVIGGRAGYMTGFMMQRGTIIICGDAGEALADSMYEGVVFVGGRIAELGNDAVVSDASPGELREIQATLARYGLPGPKAFRKVVSGRKLWNYDKKELDVWKAAF
- a CDS encoding ABC transporter ATP-binding protein; protein product: MLSLRDVDTYYGRIQVLRGVSLRVDHGEIVCLLGGNASGKSTTMKTILGAVRPAAGTVEFEGRVINAARTAERIAMGLAIVPENRRVFPRMTILENLEMGAFVRADRGAVQADLERVLALFPRLRERLGQRAGTLSGGEQQMLAMGRALMARPRLILMDEPSMGLSPQLVERNFELIQEINRSGVTVFMVEQNAAMALSIAHRGYVLRTGEIVMAGPAAELLRSEGIRRAYLGEM